The nucleotide sequence TTTCAATTTCAGTGAGTAGTTCAGTCGTGTCTACGCCATCTCGTTCATTGACGTAAACCTCCACTTTAAGTTTTTTGAGAGTATGTGAAAGCTGGCGAAGATCACCATGGATTATATGCTCTGCTTGTTTACGTTTTTTATCCGCAGTTTCCAAGGCGGCATCAAACTGTGTTTGGAAATTAGCGTCATCAATATCAAAGACTTTACCATCGGCGGTGAGCTCAAGTGGAATCACCATGGCACGACTATCAGTTTCACGTTCAATGAGCATTACTTTAGGATTGCGCTCAGTTTCAATTGTGAGGTCTTTCTCAGGAATAAAAACAAAAGTGCTACCATATGCATCACGGTTAGCAGTGTAAAATTGAACAGAGACGGGGGCAGGGCCAGTTTGTTTGCCTGGAAGTTGTTGTTCGACACGCTTCACTTCAATACCAAGGAATTTTTGACTTTTGATTCCCTGTTTATCTTCTATAGCTAAACTTACTGGAACATTAGCCGTAATGACATCCTTGGGCCAGAAAACACCAAGTCCATAGTAAATAATCAAGGCGAGGATTGATACGGTCATAGCAAGACCAAATGTGAGCCCTAAGCCTGCAAGCCAGACTTTAGCTTCGCCGATTGTTTTTTGTTTTTCCATGTTGATTAAACCTTATACTTGTTACGGAGATGCTGACGCATGATTTCCGCAATTGTGTTAATGACAAACGTCATAAGGAAAAGAAGTAGAGCACCCAAAAAGAGTGTCCGAAAGAGTGTGCCATCTTTTGGGGCTTCAGGTAATTCAGTGGCAAGATTTACTGCGAGAGTACGCATGCCTGAAAAGGGGTTGCTCTCCATAATAGGGGTGCCACCACAACAGAAAAGCACAATCATGGTTTCGCCAACAGCACGACCTAAACCAATCATACAAGCAGAGAAGATACCAGCAGAGGCGGTGGGTAGAACAACTTTAATCGCTGTTTGCCAACGGCTTGCACCAAGGGCGAGAGAAGCAGAAGTTAAGTTTTTCGGGACATTGGAAAGCGCGTCCTCGGCAATAGTGAAAATAATGGGGATAACGGCAAAACCCATTGAAAAACCAACAACGACGGCGTTTTTGGATTCATAGTTCAGATGAGCTTCGTTATTCCACCATGCTTTAAAACTTCCGCCAAAAACAATGTTTTCGAAAATAGGTCCCATTTTCCAGCCGATAATCGCAGAGATAATGAGTACTGGGATAAGCCAAATGAACTCATGACCATCTTTACTTTTACTGAAAGAACCAATTTTGATTTTTGATTGAATATAAGCAAATATAATGGTGATTGCTGGTACAGTCACAAAAACCATAATTAAAGAAGGGAAAGTGTTTTCTAGGCGTGGAGCAAGCCAAATAGCACCAAAAAAACCAATAATGACTGAGGGTAGAGAAGCCATGATTTCCATTAGTGGTTTAACTATTTTTTTAATATCAGGGTGTAAGAATTGTGAAGTGTATAAAGCCGCCAAGAGTGCAATAGGCATCGCAAAAAGCATGGCATAGAAAGTAGCTTTCAGTGTGCCATAGATTAGCGGTAGCATGGAGAGCTTCATTTCGGCTTCATCAGTTCCTCCGGTAGATTCCCATTTGTAGGAAGCTTCTGGAGCACCTTCATAGTGAATTTTTCCAAAGAAAGTTTTCCAGCTTGATTCTGGATGTGGGTCATTGAGACTAAATTGATGGAGTTGAGCATTGCCGTCGAGCAGGAATATATTATCGTACTTCGCTGAAATAGTAATAGCCTTAATGACAGAGTCCGCGGTGTATTCCCATCGTTTTTGCTCAGTGGTAAAGTTATACATACGTATAAGTTTATCAGAACTGACCAAGAAACTTTTGTTACGCCCACTTCCGCTATACTTGTATTCACTAGCTCTAGGAAGAGCTTCAAATTCGTGCTTAGTTTCATGAAACAGCAGTGGAGTTTTCGGATTTTCTTTATAATAAGAAAGACCGATCATTTTTCCATTTTGATCTATAGTGACAAGCGATTGATCACCGAGAATAGGCGCAATAAGTGCATTTTCTATTTGTCCTAGACTCTTGTTCTGCAAGAGTTCGGGTTCACTTCCCGTGCATTTAAAAATAGTAAGCTCACCATTGGTATTGGTAGTCGTGATTTGATCGGCTTGATTTGAAACGAGTAAGTTTTTGAGTGTGCCAGTATATTTAAGTTGAAAATCACCTTCGATTTCTAAGTCACCTGCATTACCAAATAAATCCATACTTTGACTTAGGTAGGCAATATGAATCTCGTTGCTTTCCCCATCGTTGATGACTGCTGCGCAAAGCTTTTGTTCGTCTTGAGCACCATAGGAAATTTGTGAGATTTCACCCTTTTT is from Lentisphaera profundi and encodes:
- a CDS encoding ABC transporter permease subunit, which codes for MSDLMRTSKKTLIVDKFMTGAIKICGIGIIAAVMCLLLYIVYEVCPLSKKAEVEKVNSIQLGSKDMLAFALDEWSTTPTTIDSKEILFHDLNSGSIIKRIELKTFLNLNLDEAISASTYNQAKQQFIAGTNQGRFFIIDLNYSREEKDNQWVTIQDPSIAGPFEFSKKGEISQISYGAQDEQKLCAAVINDGESNEIHIAYLSQSMDLFGNAGDLEIEGDFQLKYTGTLKNLLVSNQADQITTTNTNGELTIFKCTGSEPELLQNKSLGQIENALIAPILGDQSLVTIDQNGKMIGLSYYKENPKTPLLFHETKHEFEALPRASEYKYSGSGRNKSFLVSSDKLIRMYNFTTEQKRWEYTADSVIKAITISAKYDNIFLLDGNAQLHQFSLNDPHPESSWKTFFGKIHYEGAPEASYKWESTGGTDEAEMKLSMLPLIYGTLKATFYAMLFAMPIALLAALYTSQFLHPDIKKIVKPLMEIMASLPSVIIGFFGAIWLAPRLENTFPSLIMVFVTVPAITIIFAYIQSKIKIGSFSKSKDGHEFIWLIPVLIISAIIGWKMGPIFENIVFGGSFKAWWNNEAHLNYESKNAVVVGFSMGFAVIPIIFTIAEDALSNVPKNLTSASLALGASRWQTAIKVVLPTASAGIFSACMIGLGRAVGETMIVLFCCGGTPIMESNPFSGMRTLAVNLATELPEAPKDGTLFRTLFLGALLLFLMTFVINTIAEIMRQHLRNKYKV